A portion of the Lolium rigidum isolate FL_2022 chromosome 1, APGP_CSIRO_Lrig_0.1, whole genome shotgun sequence genome contains these proteins:
- the LOC124671333 gene encoding heat shock protein 90-5, chloroplastic-like, with product MEPALATTLGASSVAALRPCAARASALTSVAPRAVRCARAVRWEAGRSRGRLLRVSCDAAVAEKPTEEEDAAEEKFEYQAEVSRLMDLIVHSLYSHKEVFLRELVSNASDALDKLRFLGVTDSALLADGGDLEIRIKSDPDAGTITVTDTGIGMTKDELKDCLGTIAQSGTSKFLKALKENKEVGSDNSLIGQFGVGFYSAFLVAEKVVVSTKSPKTDKQFVWEADADSSSYVIKEETDPEKLITRGTQITLFLRPDDKYEFADPTRIQGLVKNYSQFVSFPIYTWQEKSRTVEVEEDEEPKEGEEAIEGEKEKKKKTITEKYWDWELANETKPIWMRSPKEIEKTEYNEFYKKTFNEFLDPLSYTHFTTEGEVEFRSVIYIPGMAPLSNEEIMNPKTKNIRLYVKRVFISDDFDGELFPRYLSFVKGVVDSNDLPLNVSREILQESRIVRIMRKRLVRKTFDMIEEISEKEDKEDYKKFWESFGKFIKLGCIEDTGNHKRLAPLLRFPTSKNEENMISLDQYIESMPENQNAIYYIATDSLQSAKTAPFLEKLVQKDIEVLYLIEPIDEVAIQNLQTYKEKKFVDISKEDLELGDEDEDSKETKQEYTLLCDWVKQQLGDKVAKVQISKRLSSSPCVLVSGKFGWSANMERLMKAQTLGDTSSLEFMRGRRIFEINPDHPIVKDLNAACKNEPESTEAKRAVELLYETALISSGYTPESPAELGGKIYEMMSIALGGRWGRSDTEAEVTNTESDSSEGTVTEVIEPSEVRPESDPWRD from the exons ATGGAGCCGGCGCTCGCTACGACTCTGGGCGCGTCCTCGGTGGCGGCGCTGCGCCCGTGCGCGGCTAGAGCCTCCGCCCTCACCTCGGTCGCCCCGCGGGCGGTGAGGTGCGCCAGAGCGGTGAGGTGGGAGGCGGGGAGGAGCAGGGGCAGGCTGCTGCGCGTGAGCTGCGATGCCGCCGTCGCGGAGAAgcccaccgaggaggaggacgcggcggaggAGAAGTTCGAGTACCAGGCTGAG GTGAGCCGCCTAATGGATTTGATCGTCCACAGCCTGTACAGCCACAAGGAAGTATTTCTTCGGGAGCTTGTAAG TAACGCGAGTGATGCATTGGATAAGCTGCGCTTTCTTGGTGTCACCGATTCAGCTTTGCTTGCTGATGGCGGTGACTTGGAAATAAGGATTAAATCGGACCCAGATGCTGGAACGATCACTGTCAC TGACACTGGCATTGGGATGACCAAAGATGAGCTCAAGGACTGCCTTGGTACAATTGCTCAGAGTGGCACCTCCAAGTTTTTAAAGGCTCTCAAG GAGAACAAGGAAGTTGGGTCTGACAACAGTCTAATTGGTCAGTTTGGTGTTGGGTTTTATTCAGCATTTCTTGTAGCAGAGAAG GTTGTGGTGTCCACTAAGAGCCCCAAGACTGACAAACAGTTCGTATGGGAAGCTGATGCTGACAGTAGCTCTTACGTCATCAAGGAAGAGACTGATCCTGAGAAATTGATTACCCGTGGAACTCAGATCACTCTCTTTTTAAGA CCTGATGATAAGTATGAGTTTGCTGACCCTACAAGGATTCAAGGCTTAGTCAAGAATTACTCCCAGTTTGTGTCATTCCCCATATATACATGGCAGGAGAAATCAAGGACTGTTGAG gttgaagaggatgaagagccaAAAGAAGGTGAAGAGGCAATTGAG GGcgagaaagagaaaaagaagaagaccatTACTGAGAAATACTGGGACTGGGAACTGGCTAATGAAACAAAGCCTATATGG ATGAGAAGTCCAAAGGAAATCGAGAAAACCGAATACAATGAATTTTACAAGAAGACATTCAATGAGTTCCTGGATCCTCTTTCCTACACCCACTTCACGACAGAG GGTGAGGTGGAATTTAGGAGTGTTATTTACATTCCAGGAATGGCACCGCTTAGTAATGAGGAGATAATGAACCCCAAAACCAAAAATATCCGGTTATATGTCAAAAGAGTATTTATCTCCGATGACTTTGATGGTGAACTG TTTCCTCGATACCTGAGCTTTGTAAAAGGTGTAGTTGATTCAAATGACCTTCCCCTCAATGTTTCCCGGGAGATTCTTCAAGAAAGCCGAATT GTAAGAATTATGCGCAAGAGACTTGTCAGGAAGACATTTGATATGATTGAGGAAATCTCCGAAAAAGAGGACAAAGAG GACTACAAGAAGTTCTGGGAGAGCTTCGGAAAGTTCATCAAGCTTGGTTGCATTGAGGACACGGGAAATCACAAGCGCCTTGCCCCACTCCTACGCTTTCCCACTTCTAAAAATGAGGAAAATATGATTAGCCTTGATCAATATATAGAGAGCATGCCGGAGAATCAAAATGCAATCTATTACATTGCTACAGATAGTCTCCAGAGTGCAAAGACTGCGCCCTTCTTGGAAAAGCTGGTCCAAAAAGACATTGAG GTACTTTACCTAATCGAGCCAATTGATGAGGTTGCCATTCAGAACTTACAGACCTACAAAGAGAAGAAGTTTGTTGATATTAGCAAAGAGGACCTAGAATTGG GTGATGAAGATGAGGACAGTAAAGAAACTAAGCAGGAATACACTCTTCTGTGTGACTGGGTAAAACAGCAGCTTGGTGACAAGGTGGCAAAGGTTCAAATATCAAAGCGTCTCAGCTCTTCACCATGTGTTCTTGTATCTGGCAAGTTTGGTTGGTCTGCTAACATGGAAAG ACTTATGAAGGCACAAACACTTGGTGACACATCAAGCTTGGAGTTCATGAGGGGAAGAAGGATTTTCGAAATTAACCCAGACCACCCAATTGTCAAGGACTTGAAT GCTGCCTGCAAAAATGAACCTGAGAGCACAGAAGCCAAGAGAGCTGTTGAGCTATTGTATGAGACTGCTCTGATTTCCAGTGGATATACT CCTGAAAGCCCTGCTGAGTTGGGTGGCAAGATATACGAGATGATGTCAATTGCCCTTGGCGGGCGATGGGGGAGGTCTGACACTGAAGCTGAAGTAACCAACACAGAGTCGGACTCATCTGAAGGCACGGTGACAGAGGTCATTGAGCCTTCTGAAGTGAGGCCTGAGAGTGACCCGTGGAGAGATTGA
- the LOC124682125 gene encoding alpha/beta hydrolase domain-containing protein 17B-like isoform X1, producing the protein MGGVTSSVAAKFAFFPPDPPSYGVVDEEEPPPSGAAPAATVTVVSQSDAAKISSRVAMTGVPWREGVEARRVRTRRGSEIIAMYVRCPKASLTVLYSHGNAADLGKMYELFIEFSARLHVNVMGYDYSGYGRSSGKASEANTFADIEAAYKCLVEVYGTRGEDIVLYGQSVGSGPTVDLAAHLHHIRAVVLHSPILSGLRVMYSSVKKTYWFDIYKNIEKIPRVKCPVLVIHGTNDDVVDCSHGKRLWELSQQKYEPLWIEGGDHCNLETFPVYIRHLKKFMSAIEKLPIGKEAPANTEKLPAENETPSDRALSEAPWTTSQRLEPSRKSSRHEQPPGPSTEHVDKHRRSTGVREKSRSSTDRRERSRRRSVDTFERATIDENEQTDKPRKSIDRLGEMIRSMGLCNVDCFKDPPRKTEPSIGQS; encoded by the exons ATGGGTGGCGTGACGTCCTCGGTGGCCGCCAAGTTCGCATTCTTCCCGCCCGACCCGCCGTCGTACGGCGTGGTGgacgaggaggagccgccgccgtcggGTGCGGCTCCGGCGGCGACGGTCACGGTGGTGTCGCAGAGCGATGCGGCCAAGATTTCTTCTAGGGTGGCGATGACGGGGGTCCCGTGGAGGGAAGGGGTGGAGGCGCGTCGGGTCCGGACGCGCCGGGGCTCggagatcatcgccatgtacGTGCGGTGCCCCAAGGCGAGCCTCACCGTGCTCTACTCCCACGGCAACGCCGCCGACCTCGGGAAGATGTATGAGCTCTTCATCGAGTTCAGCGCTCGCCTCCACGTCAACGTCATGGG GTACGATTATTCTGGTTATGGACGGTCATCAGGCAAG gCAAGTGAAGCTAATACCTTTGCTGACATTGAGGCAGCATACAAATGCCTTGTGGAGGTATATGGGACTAGGGGAGAAGACATTGTTCTTTATGGTCAGTCTGTTGGTAGTGGTCCCACTGTCGATTTAGCTGCTCATTTGCATCATATAAGAGCAGTTGTTCTGCATAGCCCCATACTGTCTGGCCTGCGTGTCATGTACTCTTCTGTGAAGAAAACATACTGGTTTGACATATATAAG AACATTGAGAAAATCCCCCGTGTCAAATGCCCGGTTTTGGTAATTCAT GGCACAAATGATGATGTCGTCGATTGTTCCCATGGAAAGCGTCTATGGGAGCTTAGCCAACAGAAGTATGAACCTCTGTGGATTGAGGGCGGTGATCACTGTAACTTGGAGACCTTCCCAGTGTACATAAGGCATCTGAAGAAGTTTATGTCGGCTATAGAAAAGTTGCCTATAGGAAAAGAAGCACCAGCTAACACTGAGAAGTTGCCAGCTGAAAACGAAACACCTTCCGATAGAGCTCTTTCTGAGGCTCCTTGGACGACGTCGCAAAGGTTAGAGCCATCGAGGAAGAGCTCCAGGCATGAACAGCCTCCTGGTCCGAGCACTGAACATGTAGATAAACACCGGCGAAGCACAGGCgtcagagaaaaatcaagatccaGCACAGACAGGAGAGAGAGATCAAGGAGAAGAAGTGTCGACACATTTGAGAGGGCGACGATAGATGAAAACGAGCAGACAGACAAACCAAGGAAAAGCATTGACAG GCTTGGCGAGATGATTAGATCCATGGGGCTGTGCAATGTCGATTGCTTCAAAGACCCTCCTCGAAAGACCGAGCCTTCCATAGGTCAGTCCTAG
- the LOC124651526 gene encoding transcription factor bHLH49-like: protein MMNDDNGDGVGVERYASSGHGVLPMAWHSQTASSYAPPALRDMDSFAWASVSRSTAMTGSSLFPPAASACYEHIPADSGGLEQAGPPDGSDSKKRKRSYEDQAKTTSASADSAETERGKDVNGEETGPAPAAGGTSNVKGAKEADEPKEGYVHVRARSGQATNRHSVAEKLRREKISERMKLLQDLVPGCNKVTGKAVMLDEIINYVQSLQRQVEFLAMKLSAVNPTLGVNLESLVAKDVSNHPQFLHPSSCFQALFSPVDMDESCEVPAFQTGFAFATAT from the exons ATGATGAATGATGACAACGGCGACGGGGTTGGAGTAGAGAGATACGCTTCATCTGGTCATGGCGTGCTGCCAATGGCATGGCACAGCCAGACGGCCAGCTCATATGCCCCGCCGGCACTACGCGACATGGATTCTTTCGCGTGGGCGTCCGTCTCCCGGAGCACGGCGATGACCGGCTCAAGTCTTTTCCCACCGGCAGCGTCTGCCTGCTACGAGCATATTCCGGCCGACTCCGGCGGGCTCGAGCAGGCAGGGCCACCAGACGGGTCGGactcgaagaagaggaagagatcATACGAG GATCAAGCGAAGACGACAAGTGCGTCCGCAGATTCTGCAGAGACCGAGCGCGGCAAGGACGTCAATGGTGAAGAGACGggcccggcgccggcggccggaggcACGTCCAATGTGAAGGGAGCCAAAGAAGCCGACGAGCCAAAGGAAGGGTACGTCCATGTCAGAGCCCGGAGCGGGCAGGCGACTAACAGGCACAGCGTCGCAGAGAAG TTGAGAAGGGAGAAAATCAGCGAAAGGATGAAGCTTCTGCAGGACCTTGTTCCTGGCTGCAACAAA GTCACAGGGAAGGCCGTGATGCTGGACGAGATCATCAACTATGTCCAGTCCCTGCAAAGGCAGGTGGAG TTTCTAGCGATGAAGCTCTCGGCGGTGAACCCGACGCTTGGTGTCAACCTAGAATCACTCGTCGCTAAGGATGTAAGCAATCACCCACAGTTCTTGCACCCCTCTTCTTGTTTCCAGGCCCTGTTTTCCCCTGTAGATATGGATGAATCCTGCGAAGTACCTGCGTTCCAAACTGGATTTGCATTCGCAACAGCCACTTGA
- the LOC124651514 gene encoding WAS/WASL-interacting protein family member 1-like, translated as MDNVLVDRSAGGQNIRRRAAGAGCRRLAMSSPVLPPSAYSFFPYSPAPLPGPFIYAPYTFYSSNSLPALPSNHPGLPPRPPVTIHKQATFPYRTSTLPPRPAAINHITPAGMVMDQVPRRTGEYKRKKPRTPRSTEEPPRAQRRKPLQRAAPLPAATAVTEALDDLERQVTRGFVEDLLHALAPPPSSLPLPTFSLVRAAAAKAPPPCTV; from the coding sequence ATGGATAATGTTCTCGTCGACCGATCAGCAGGCGGGCAAAACATCCGTCGGAGGGCTGCGGGCGCAGGCTGCCGGAGGCTCGCGATGAGCTCGCCGGTGCTGCCTCCAAGCGCCTACAGTTTCTTTCCTTACTCCCCAGCTCCTCTTCCGGGTCCATTCATATACGCGCCGTATACCTTCTACTCTTCCAACTCACTCCCTGCACTTCCTTCCAACCACCCCGGCCTCCCGCCCCGCCCGCCCGTGACCATCCACAAGCAAGCCACGTTCCCTTACCGCACGTCGACTCTGCCTCCTCGTCCGGCCGCCATAAACCATATCACACCGGCCGGGATGGTCATGGATCAGGTGCCGAGGAGGACGGGTGAGTACAAGAGGAAGAAGCCGAGGACGCCTAGGTCCACGGAGGAGCCGCCGAGGGCTCAGCGAAGGAAGCCGCTGCAGAGGGCGGCGCCGCTTCCCGCGGCGACGGCGGTCACGGAGGCGCTGGACGACCTGGAGCGCCAGGTGACGCGGGGCTTCGTGGAGGACCTGCTGCacgcgctcgcgccgccgcccagcAGCCTGCCCCTGCCCACCTTCTCCCTCGTGAGGGCGGCCGCCGCCAAGGCCCCGCCCCCGTGCACCGTGTAG
- the LOC124682125 gene encoding alpha/beta hydrolase domain-containing protein 17B-like isoform X2 translates to MGGVTSSVAAKFAFFPPDPPSYGVISSRVAMTGVPWREGVEARRVRTRRGSEIIAMYVRCPKASLTVLYSHGNAADLGKMYELFIEFSARLHVNVMGYDYSGYGRSSGKASEANTFADIEAAYKCLVEVYGTRGEDIVLYGQSVGSGPTVDLAAHLHHIRAVVLHSPILSGLRVMYSSVKKTYWFDIYKNIEKIPRVKCPVLVIHVSWTIVPMESVYGSLANRSMNLCGLRAVITVTWRPSQCT, encoded by the exons ATGGGTGGCGTGACGTCCTCGGTGGCCGCCAAGTTCGCATTCTTCCCGCCCGACCCGCCGTCGTACGGCGTG ATTTCTTCTAGGGTGGCGATGACGGGGGTCCCGTGGAGGGAAGGGGTGGAGGCGCGTCGGGTCCGGACGCGCCGGGGCTCggagatcatcgccatgtacGTGCGGTGCCCCAAGGCGAGCCTCACCGTGCTCTACTCCCACGGCAACGCCGCCGACCTCGGGAAGATGTATGAGCTCTTCATCGAGTTCAGCGCTCGCCTCCACGTCAACGTCATGGG GTACGATTATTCTGGTTATGGACGGTCATCAGGCAAG gCAAGTGAAGCTAATACCTTTGCTGACATTGAGGCAGCATACAAATGCCTTGTGGAGGTATATGGGACTAGGGGAGAAGACATTGTTCTTTATGGTCAGTCTGTTGGTAGTGGTCCCACTGTCGATTTAGCTGCTCATTTGCATCATATAAGAGCAGTTGTTCTGCATAGCCCCATACTGTCTGGCCTGCGTGTCATGTACTCTTCTGTGAAGAAAACATACTGGTTTGACATATATAAG AACATTGAGAAAATCCCCCGTGTCAAATGCCCGGTTTTGGTAATTCATGTAAGTTGGA CGATTGTTCCCATGGAAAGCGTCTATGGGAGCTTAGCCAACAGAAGTATGAACCTCTGTGGATTGAGGGCGGTGATCACTGTAACTTGGAGACCTTCCCAGTGTACATAA